In a single window of the Cryptococcus neoformans var. neoformans JEC21 chromosome 11 sequence genome:
- a CDS encoding bacteriophytochrome histidine kinase, putative — MPDGSTSPREPANSAYSTHEPQSKRHSSPQSVAMPAAPRFHRQHTSSQDHGSSSTPISPAASSTGPLSPSIPPGSFVFPIRSVFQGMVHSDSSNGITEGHQQRKKDGLQRSSGSSSPLRSPALSDAHRFSTDAAGALHDEPDAGIQTIAQMLQQDGSAPLKEKGKHQPGVATFVGKAERDRNGSGGGETLKPSSPDASGHLGNSPITHSSSDSEHQKQQDVAKSSRSEEGTNDSPESSHGSGGTLKQATRTDLPAALQRSSTVKGKVSASGLTKTSPSNYRHFPSEHHSGQRERRFSTVNKVNPPSRNSSSHPVDASHPPNPELQHPVPRRNTRQQHTQDAEGNNRTSSHGSRTSLEVDESGMRSLISDMSGIVLLGEAGSWGSMGGSGVSGSKGTDGGTGTTGTVDSASIDSGHATGGRGQGDERQVTKASLAAKHGARQTSRQDSVRSFIQSQAGTTNLQDPNAPTLSPMPSGSPPAEGSQDATVSMEDSANNEKQREQQQEEGEAEQQGEEENGQVEQPVAASAEDAENPDEPAVTMRFEHVVTEEGHHIVAGREGRLRRCQDEPITTPGAVQGFGVLMVLEEDYETGNLEIRQVSENSTEILGLSPKYLFRLDCFTRLLSSDQETILRDTLEYLPESYGGSNSVEDSGPSVFLLSGFGEPGSGVEEGETEGGPETEVRSTASSAGGKRKEWTCWVAAHRPEHRGWNKVNEIGEPIPPPDWIILEFELERDVYNPLVHPSENAETSTAAANSNARSLRPDSTAASVSASGSNSNSNTLSASTRSGERTLDSLTSTLAGGRAGVSAGLGPGTASSDASPGDLGSSASDFTSVPKQEARMGLDGLEMHIPLEKILESTTNHASPLRALERMRGTTVNASNEARSRGRGRGRGRGGRQRPIRTESGGTGTMDIFAVLGQINDQLVAAPDLDTFLKVAVGLMQDICRFHRVLIYQFDEQMNGLVVSELVEWGKTTDLYMGLRFPATDIPPQARELYKINKVRMLYDRSQTTARMVLRNKEDLDQPLDMTHCYLRAMSPIHLKYLGNMSVRSSMSISIMAFGQLWGLIACHSYGQHGMRVSFPVRQMLRLLSDSISRNIERLSYAQRLHTRKLISTIPDRSHPTGYIISDAGDLLQIFGADAGLLVIGDGCKLLGHNEQGQAMLAIAEYLRIKRFDNLNASSSIQRDFPDLVLPRASDTIAGLLYVPLTAKAGQDFIVFLRKGQVREVQWAGKPYKDDKASEEASLEPRKSFKAWTETVTGCSRAWTDHQLESAGVLALIYGKFIQVWREKQTAMASNQLTAILLSNTSHAVRTPLSQIINTLELALAGNIDDDVRKMLENSHQASRALLFHVHDLLDLTRIETGNETAFNDPFDIRQSISDAVRLYQTEVARRGLEFRVNMAEDLPQYVVGDSRKIKTVISNLVANSVKFTEKGFIEVYCGIQRPFDGESSQTSLTESKEGNTITIEIVISDSGCGIPTVQLEEMFFTLEGAEPLQKNTGVGLGLAVVARIVEQLEGQLRAESEVGVGTRFYFNVPMVAHPSGRPGSRQSSHNSRNTNSSQLRTRTGSSGSKSDSVVSLRSDGSGVPEIESFVQDFGGSHLPAPVGDDDPRLLEAQERMSRLGTFPVTDSSYPVRATKVNTDDQHVKSPKPKKPRFTAIGSSERSTSRHNTTSSKTSSASQSPAFSRPSSNSVQGPKRNKKGPNGKTVMRIMVVEDDPINSQILQKRLKMDKHVVVAVTNGQEAVDQLEKDRDIDAILMDIQMPIMDGRTSAKEIRELEARTPQPDDIEPFKVDGRTPIFAVSASLYEDDRANLAENFDGWLLKPLDFSRVRAILEGLESSEKRVAEVYQQGNWERGGYLKAAPLPASSSASTPSTTQSSPCTSTS; from the exons ATGCCTGACGGTTCCACATCTCCCCGCGAACCGGCCAACTCAGCCTACTCTACCCACGAACCACAATCCAAGCGTCATTCATCTCCTCAATCAGTAGCGATGCCCGCAGCCCCCCGCTTCCATCGCCAACATACCTCTAGTCAAGACCATGGGTCTAGCAGCACCCCCATTTCACCGGCGGCGTCGTCGACTGGGCCACTCAGTCCCAGCATTCCACCTGGAAGCTTCGTTTTTCCTATCCGATCCGTGTTTCAGGGCATGGTCCATTCTGACTCATCAAACGGCATAACAGAAGGTCATCAGCAACGGAAAAAGGATGGCTTGCAGCGCTCATCCGGCAGCTCAAGCCCATTACGGTCGCCGGCATTGTCCGATGCTCACCGCTTTTCCACAGATGCGGCCGGGGCTTTGCATGATGAGCCAGATGCCGGTATTCAAACGATTGCTCAAATGTTACAGCAGGATGGGAGTGCTCCGCttaaagaaaaaggcaaacATCAGCCAGGCGTGGCGACTTTCGTGGGTAAGGCTGAAAGAGACCGTAACGGGtcaggtggaggagagacTTTaaagccttcttcgcctgaTGCGTCCGGTCACCTAGGAAATTCTCCAATCACGCATTCCAGCAGTGATTCCGAACACCAGAAACAACAAGATGTCGCGAAGTCTTCTCGTTCTGAGGAAGGAACAAATGATAGTCCCGAGTCGTCGCATGGTAGCGGTGGAACTCTAAAACAAGCAACACGAACAGATCTGCCCGCAGCGCTGCAGCGGTCTTCAACcgtcaagggcaaggtTTCGGCGTCTGGCCTCACGAAAACCTCCCCTTCAAACTATCGTCACTTCCCCTCAGAACACCATTCTGGTCAGCGTGAACGGCGATTCTCAACCGTTAACAAAGTCAACCCACCTTCACGTAATTCATCCTCCCATCCAGTTGATGCATCTCATCCACCAAATCCTGAACTGCAACATCCTGTACCTCGACGTAACACTCGGCAGCAGCATACCCAAGACGCAGAAGGGAATAATCGTACCAGCAGTCATGGTTCTAGGACTTCACTCGAGGTTGACGAGTCTGGTATGCGATCACTTATCAGTGATATGAGTGGCATCGTTCTTCTTGGTGAAGCGGGATCATGGGGTTCCATGGGTGGTTCTGGAGTTTCTGGATCCAAGGGTACTGATGGCGGTACCGGGACGACAGGAACGGTCGATAGCGCGTCGATAGATAGTGGGCATGCGACTGGTGGTCGTGGACAAGGTGATGAAAGGCAAGTAACAAAAGCGAGTCTAGCCGCGAAGCATGGTGCAAGGCAGACAAGTCGACAGGATTCTGTGCGGAGCTTCATTCAATCACAGGCGGGTACGACAAACCTGCAGGACCCCAATGCTCCCACTCTATCGCCTATGCCAAGTGGTTCCCCTCCCGCGGAAGGTAGCCAGGATGCAACTGTCTCTATGGAGGATAGTGCAAATAACGAGAAGCAACGAGAGCAGCAacaggaagagggagaagcagagcaacagggagaagaggagaatggACAGGTGGAACAGCCCGTCGCCGCTTCTGCGGAGGATGCGGAAAATCCTGATGAACCTGCTGTCACCATGCGTTTTGAGCATGTCGTCACTGAAGAGGGACATCACATCGTCGCTGGGCGAGAGGGcaggttgaggagatgtCAGGATGAGCCGATCACGACGCCAGGTGCTGTGCAAGGGTTTGGTGTGTTAATGGTTTTAGAAGAGGATTATGAGACGGGTAACCTCGAGATCCGTCAGGTTTCTGAG AATTCAACCGAGATACTAGGTCTATCGCCCAAGTATCTGTTCAGACTTGATTGCTTTACCCGATTATTATCATCAGACCAGGAGACTATTCTTCGCGACACTCTTGAATACCTGCCCGAAAGCTATGGTGGATCAAACAGCGTTGAAGATAGCGGTCCCTCAGTATTCCTGCTATCTGGATTTGGTGAACCAGGGAGcggtgttgaagaaggtgagacCGAAGGCGGACCCGAGACTGAAGTGAGATCTACTGCGTCAAGCGCTGGCggcaagagaaaagaatggACTTGCTGGGTTGCGGCGCATAGGCCAGAGCACCGAGGCTGGAACAAGGTCAACGAAATAGGAGAACCAATCCCACCTCCAGATTGGATCATCCTTGAATTTGAACTCGAGCGAGACGTCTACAACCCCCTCGTTCACCCTTCTGAGAACGCCGAAACTTCTACAGCCGCTGCGAACTCTAATGCCCGATCGCTCCGTCCTGACTCTACAGCAGCTTCCGTCTCTGCATCCGGCTCCAATTCCAACAGTAACACTCTTAGCGCAAGTACTCGGTCCGGTGAGCGTACACTCGACAGTCTTACAAGCACTCTTGCAGGAGGCAGAGCTGGCGTCTCCGCTGGATTAGGCCCTGGCACAGCGAGCTCTGATGCATCTCCTGGAGATTTGGGTTCATCGGCCAGTGACTTTACTAGCGTTCCAAAACAAGAAGCGCGTATGGGTCTCGATGGGCTCGAAATGCACATCCCGCTGGAAAAGATTTTGGAAAGTACTACCAACCATGCCAGCCCTCTTCGTGCATtggagagaatgagagGTACAACTGTTAATGCGTCAAATGAAGCGCGATCGCGGGGACGAGGtcgagggcgagggcgaggtGGAAGACAAAGACCTATCAGGACGGAGAGTGGTGGGACGGGCACAATGGATATCTTTGCCGTACTCGGCCAGATCAACGATCAACTTGTTGCCGCTCCCGACCTCGACACTTTTCTCAAAGTTGCCGTTGGTCTTATGCAAGATATTTGCCGCTTCCATCGTGTTCTCATCTACCAATTCGACGAGCAGATGAACGGCTTGGTCGTGTCAGAGCTTGTAGAATGGGGAAAGACGACGGACCTGTACATGGGTTTAAGGTTTCCGGCCACAGATATCCCACCTCAGGCGAGAGAGTTGTACAAGATCAACAAGGTTAGGATGCTGTATGATAGGAGTCAAACTACAGCGAGGATGGTTTTGAGGAACAAGGAGGATTTGGATCAGCCGTTGGACATGACACATTGTTATTTGCGAGCTATGAGTCCGATCCACTTGAAGT ACCTCGGAAACATGAGCGTACGATCCTCCATGTCAATCTCCATCATGGCATTTGGTCAGCTCTGGGGTCTGATCGCCTGTCATTCATATGGTCAACATGGCATGCGAGTGTCTTTTCCTGTCAGGCAGATGCTTCGTCTCCTTTCCGACTCTATCTCGAGAAACATTGAAAGGTTGAGTTATGCTCAGAGACTGCACACTAGAAAGCTT ATCTCTACTATCCCCGACCGGTCCCATCCTACGGGTTATATCATCTCCGACGCAGGTGACTTATTGCAGATCTTTGGGGCTGATGCAGGTTTGTTGGTCATTGGTGACGGGTGCAAGCTCCTTGGGCA TAACGAGCAAGGTCAAGCGATGCTGGCTATTGCCGAATACCTGCGTATCAAGCGATTCGA CAACCTCAAcgcatcttcttctatccAACGCGATTTTCCTGACCTTGTCCTCCCTCGAGCTTCTGACACCATTGCCGGTCTCCTCTACGTTCCTCTCACCGCCAAAGCTGGACAAGATTTCATTGTTTTCCTGCGCAAAGGCCAAGTCCGAGAGGTTCAGTGGGCTGGTAAACCTTACAAGGATGACAAGGCTAGTGAAGAGGCGAGTCTTGAGCCGCGGAAGTCATTCAAGGCTTGGACGGAAACGGTCACTGGCTGCAGTCGAGCATGGACAGACCATCAGCTAGAGAGTGCCGGGGTACTCGCGTTGATCTACGGAAAGTTCATTCAAGTTTGGCGAGAAAAGCAAACAGCCATGGCCTCCAACCAGCTTACGGCGATCTTGCTCTCCAATACAAGTCATGCTGTACGAACTCCTCTCAGTCAGATCATCAACACGCTCGAGTTGGCTTTGGCTGGGAATATTGATGACGATGTACGTAAGATGTTGGAAAACAGTCACCAAGCCTCAAGAGCATTGTTGTTCCACGTTCATGATTTGCTCGATTTGACTCGTATAGAGACAGGCAACGAGACCGCTTTTAACGACCCCTTTGACATCCGGCAATCCATTTCCGACGCTGTTCGATTATACCAAACAGAAGTTGCCCGACGAGGGCTTGAATTTCGTGTCAACATGGCCGAAGATCTCCCTCAGTATGTCGTTGGTGACTCTCGCAAAATCAAGACCGTCATTTCCAACTTGGTTGCCAACTCTGTCAAGTTTACTGAAAAAGGATTCATCGAGGTGTATTGTGGTATTCAACGACCTTTTGATGGAGAGTCTAGCCAGACGAGTCTCACGGAGTCTAAGGAAGGGAACACAATTACGATCGAGATCGTAATCAGCGACTCTGGTTGTGGTATACCTACAGTTCAGTTAGAGGAGATGTTTTTCACTCTCGAAGGTGCTGAACCTTTGCAGAAGAACACTGGCGTCGGCCTTGGTCTTGCAGTCGTAGCGCGTATTGTGGAGCAACTCGAGGGTCAACTCCGTGCTGAGTCAGAGGTTGGCGTTGGAACCAGGTTCTACTTCAACGTTCCTATGGTCGCACACCCAAGCGGAAGGCCAGGTTCACGCCAATCCTCTCACAATTCTCGTAACACCAATTCGAGTCAGTTGCGAACTCGTACAGGGAGCTCTGGTTCCAAGTCCGACTCAGTTGTGTCTCTTCGTTCCGATGGTTCTGGGGTACCTGAAATTGAATCCTTCGTTCAAGACTTTGGCGGTAGTCATTTACCTGCACCAGTGGGTGATGATGACCCGCGGTTGTTGGAGGCCCAAGAGAGGATGAGTAGATTGGGAACGTTCCCAGTGACAGATTCGAGTTACCCTGTCCGGGCTACTAAGGTTAACACTGACGACCAGCACGTGAAGTCTCCAAAGCCGAAAAAGCCACGATTCACCGCCATTGGGTCCTCTGAACGTTCCACTTCCCGCCACAATACCACTTCTAGCAAGACCTCTTCCGCTAGTCAATCCCCGGCCTTTTCTCGACCATCGTCAAATTCCGTTCAGGGTCCTAAGCGCAACAAAAAGGGACCAAACGGTAAGACAGTGATGAGAATAATGGTAGTTGAAGACGATCCGATCAATTCGCAAATCTTGCagaagaggttgaaaaTGGACAAGCATGTTGTTGTGGCTGTTACGAATGGGCAAGAGGCAGTGGACcagttggagaaggacagAGATATCGATGCGATATTGATGGATATACA GATGCCCATCATGGATGGTCGAACATCTGCAAAGGAAATTCGTGAACTTGAAGCTAGAACTCCCCAACCAGATGATATTGAGCCATTCAAGGTTGATGGGCGGACCCCCATCTTTGCCGTCTCGGCGAGCTTATACGAGGATGATAGGGCGAATTTGGCAGAGAACTTTGATGGATGGTTATTGAAGCCTCTGG ACTTCTCCCGCGTTCGTGCAATTTTAGAGGGGTTGGAGAGCTCAGAGAAGCGAGTAGCTGAGGTGTATCAGCAAGGCAACTGGGAACGAGGTGGATATCTAAAGG CCGCGCCTTTGcctgcctcctcttctgcctctaCCCCTTCAACCACACAATCTTCTCCCTGTACGAGCACCTCATAA
- a CDS encoding expressed protein: MRTLTLLLSFGLLTSAIAAPAAHPRIPAFFLKDPLSIHRKSSIPPPAAGDDELIKTAIKSLPYDLETEFTDDSGLVRFASPSSTSASSSSKSPVVQIEMDAYEAEDAETEDTCANVCGVTRVEGAKSEQEALCSPAGLKATYACALCMDKVWSDKTWENSALAEYERIASACEGGDSSQRPIRRRSSPGSA, from the exons ATGCGCACATTAAcactcctcctctctttcgGCCTACTCACCTCCGCCATCGCTG CGCCTGCGGCACATCCTAGAATCCCCGCCTTCTTTTTGAAAGATCctctctccatccaccGCAAAAGTTCCATTCCGCCCCCTGCTGCcggcgatgatgagctAATCAAAACCGCCATCAAGTCACTCCCATACGATCTCGAAACAGAATTTACCGATGATTCGGGTCTTGTCCGCTTcgcttctccatcttccacctcaGCTTCGTCGAGCTCAAAGAGTCCTGTAGTACAGATAGAGATGGACGCGTACGAGGCGGAAGATGCAGAGACGGAAGACACATGTGCGAATGTATGCGGAGTCACGAGGGTGGAGGGCGCGAAGAGTGAGCAGGAGGCACTTTGTAGTCCTGCAGGGCTGAAAGCTACAT ACGCTTGCGCTCTATGTATGGACAAGGTATGGAGTGATAAGACGTGGGAGAACTCGGCACTCGCAGAGTATGAGCGTATAGCTTCTGCCTGTGAAGGGGGTGATAGCTCTCAGAG ACCAATCCGACGCAGAAGTAGTCCTGGCTCTGCTTAG
- a CDS encoding carbohydrate binding protein, putative gives MLSSRTIWIWLAPCLCLSNLLGVWGMTDARRIQLRDETAALFRHGYEGYIKYAYPADELRPLSCAPLRRSKNAADFGINDLHANVSLTLLDVLSSLPLLHPHALPSALERITTQVSFDQDVKVQVFEMTIRALGGLLSMYQYLDDLPDSPYEQARVLGVVREGKEGWLGLGLGAQEKVDKVDVKKYKPRILELAEDLGRRMLPAFNTKTGLPYARVNLKHGIEKGESVETCTAGAGSLILEFSLLSRLTGDDRYEQLARNAYYSIWNRRSDHNLLGNTIGATHGHWLMPGLSGVGAGMDSFFEYGVKAGIMLGDDSFYDIFYDSYAAIQTHVRTTDGFIYRPIHTRLLQIPSPTTIDSLSAFLPAIQVLAGDIPSAIRSHLVFWNLWRKFGALPESWRWQERRIEWAGWPGRPEFIESTYYLYQATKDPFYLRVGERVLKDLARRTKTSCGFATIKNVLTSELEDRMESFMLSETLKYLYLLFSDTPFPNQNKVFTTEGHPLYIPQPLLQPSTNARKSLHKGEWLTCPAYQSPFAIGGIDFHGTDKVGNRVEKVGITVGIEGTSEYEYARALVFGWGEEGLKVEDQKRMWFDGGVCSIQEVPKFAFDIVLTSPFNETFPEDPSPGSDKVYQNTTTGDYVISNIAGIRLGVRWRLDGQGYDVSSIGPHRVRTGQQVTVIDSSMRNHFPLPSLAPGPPQPQYEPTEVILRFVFLSPVVVKDKHVEASTVFLHALGATATFGKDFGASATSPRMEDQQGWQLSGGALPILVLPNPSDGCSPLTLSTPDYPFILLLDRGNCTFAEKAQNAETIGASGLLIVGYPHPPEGGVTQGDQTVYAAPEEGLVRPSAEPNEAEGLDSMGIVYMEHLVGELVRNASQKGEIGAAIMRIEGVGEEAAGSSGFPQAGSGATKKHWESDSRIREGRLAVGDWEICNLVVVDTSV, from the exons ATGTTATCGTCAAGAACCATATGGATATGGCTGGctccttgcctttgcctGTCGAATTTACTAGGCGTATGGGGCATGACCGATGCTCGAAGGATACAGCTTCGTGACGAGACTGCTGCCCTGTTCAGACATGGATACGAAGGGTATATAAAGTATGCATATCCTGCG GACGAACTTCGCCCATTGTCATGTGCACCACTACGTCGATCAAAGAATGCAGCTGATTTTGGCATCAACGACCTCCACGCCAATGTTtccctcaccctcctcgacgtcctctcctccttacCGCTCTTACACCCACATGCTCTCCCCTCTGCGCTAGAGCGTATAACAACCCAAGTATCGTTCGACCAAGATGTGAAAGTACAAGTATTCGAAATGACCATCCGTGCCCTGGGAGGTTTATTGTCGATGTATCAGTATCTCGATGATTTACCGGATTCACCTTACGAGCAAGCGAGAGTGCTTGGGGTGgtaagagaaggaaaggaagggtgGTTAGGCCTAGGGCTGGGAGCTCAGGAAAAAGTGGACAAGGTGGATGTGAAAAAGTATAAGCCGAGGATCTTGGAATTGGCGGAAGAtttggggaggaggatgttgCCGGCGTTCAACACGAAAACTGGATTACCGTATGCGCGTGTGAATTTGAAGCATGGGATCGAGAAGGGTGAGAGTGTGGAGACGT GTACGGCAGGAGCGGGCAGTCTTATCCTCGAgttttcccttctttctaGATTGACAGGCGACGACCGTTACGAA CAACTAGCCCGAAACGCTTACTACTCGATATGGAATCGTCGCTCGGATCATAATCTACTCGGTAACACGATAGGAGCCACGCACGGCCATTGGCTCATGCCTGGTTTGAGCGGAGTTGGAGCAGGGATGGATAGCTTCTTTGAATATGGGGTCAAGGCTGGTATCATGCTCG GTGATGACTCGTTTTACGACATATTTTACGACTCTTATGCTGCTATTCAAACTCATGTCCGAACGACTGACGGTTTTATC TATCGACCTATCCACACTCGCCTTCTCCAAATCCCCAGCCCAACAACGATCGATTCGCTCTCGGCCTTTCTACCCGCCATCCAAGTCCTCGCAGGTGATATCCCTTCAGCTATCAGATCGCATCTCGTCTTCTGGAATCTATGGAGAAAGTTTGGAGCTCTGCCTGAGAGTTGGCGGTGGCAGGAGAGGCGGATAGAATGGGCTGGATGGCCTGGGAGACCAGAGTTTATAGAGTCGACTTATTATCTGTATCAG GCAACAAAAGATCCGTTCTATTTGAGGGTTGGCGAACGGGTTTTAAAGGATCTGGCAAGGCGAACCAAAACGTCCTGCGGGTTTGCTACCATCAAGAACGTCTTGACGAGCGAG CTGGAAGACAGAATGGAGAGCTTTATGCTTTCGGAAACCCTCAAG TATCTCTACCTTTTATTCTCTGATACGCCCTTCCCGAATCAGAATAAAGTTTTCACCACTGAAGGCCACCCACTATACATACCACAGCCTCTTCTGCAGCCTAGCACAAATGCGAGAAAGTCATTGCATAAAGGCGAATGGCTCACATGCCCGGCGTATCAAAGTCCTTTTGCCATCGGGGGTATCGACTTTCATGGGACTGACAAGGTTGGGAACCGAGTGGAGAAAGTTGGGATAACAGTCGGGATTGAGGGCACGTCAGAGTATGAATATGCGAGAGCGCTCGTCTTTGGttggggagaggaaggattgAAGGTAGAAGATCAAAAAAGAATGTGGTTTGATGGTGGGGTATGTAGTATCCAGGAAGTCCCCAAATTC GCGTTCGATATCGTTTTAACCTCTCCGTTCAATGAGACGTTCCCTGAGGATCCATCTCCTGGATCTGATAAGGTGTATCAAAATACCACGACGGGTGATTATGTCATCAGCAATATCGCGGGGATCCGTCTGGGAGTGAGATGGCGGCTGGACGGGCAAGGGTATGACGTGTCAAGCA TCGGTCCACATAGGGTTAGGACCGGCCAGCAGGTCACAGTCATCGACTCGTCTATGCGAAATCATTTCCCTCTACCTTCCCTTGCTCCAGGTCCACCTCAGCCGCAGTATGAGCCTACTGAAGTCATCCTCCGCTTCGTCTTTCTCTCCCCGGTGGTTGTCAAGGATAAACATGTAGAAGCTAGTACAGTTTTTCTCCACGCTTTAGGAGCGACCGCGACATTCGGAAAGGATTTTGGTGCTTCTGCAACGTCCCCCAGAATGGAAGACCAGCAAGGATGGCAGCTCAGCGGAGGTGCACTGCCGATTCTCGTCCTCCCCAACCCCTCCGATGGCTGTTCACCATTAACCCTATCAACTCCTGATTATCcgttcatcctcctcctcgatAGGGGCAATTGCACCTTTGCAGAGAAAGCGCAAAACGCAGAGACAATAGGTGCAAGCGGGTTGTTAATAGTTGGTTACCCTCACCCACCCGAAGGAGGTGTAACGCAAGGTGATCAGACGGTATACGCTGCTCCGGAGGAAGGCTTGGTACGGCCCTCTGCCGAGCCAAACGAGGCTGAGGGATTGGATAGTATGGGGATAGTGTATATGGAGCATCTTGTAGGAGAACTGGTGCGCAATGCGAGTCAAAAAGGTGAAATAGGGGCGGCGATTATGAGAATCGAAGGTGTAGGTGAGGAAGCAGCTGGGAGCAGTGGATTCCCACAGGCTGGATCGGGGGCGACAAAGAAGCATTGGGAAAGCGATTCGCGGATTAGGGAAGGTAGGCTGGCAGTTGGAGATTGGGAAATTTGTAATCTTGTGGTCGTAGATACTTCTGTATAA
- a CDS encoding cytochrome c oxidase subunit V, putative has product MSILKLRSALAPLSARRFATAAPSVSVTSTRSNASAPLLGNIEASWKTLPAEEQYEVYQQLEQLQKKNWKELTIDEKKAAYFVAFGPHGPRTPANEPGHSLKVFVGVAALVGTAYAVFELARSQAAPPPRTMTTEYQEQMNEYMRSQNMNPISGVSSEGYKGKGMVQ; this is encoded by the exons ATGTCCATCCTCAAGCTCCGATCCGCCCTCGCCCCCCTCTCGGCCAGGCGATTCGCTACCGCCGCCCCCTCCGTCTCCGTCACTTCCACCCGCTCAAATGCCTCCGCTCCCCTTCTCGGTAACATTGAGGCCAGCTGGAAGACCCTCCCCGCCGAGGAGCAATACGAGGTTTACCAGCAGCTCGAGCAGctccagaagaagaactggaaGGAACTCACAAtagatgagaagaaggctg CCTACTTTGTCGCTTTCGGCCCCCACGGTCCTCGCACCCCCGCCAACGAGCCTGGACACTCTCTTAAGGTCTTTGTCGGTGTCGCTGCCCTTGTCGGCACTGCTTATGCTGTCTTCGAGTTGGCTCGCTCACAAG ccgctcctcctcctaGGACCATGACTACCGAGTACCAGGAGCAGATGAACGAATACATGAGGTCTCAGAACATGAACCCTATC TCCGGTGTCTCCTCCGAGGGTTACAAAGGCAAGGGTATGGTTCAGTAG
- a CDS encoding 40s ribosomal protein s5-1, putative translates to MAAIQALPTEVQKIANEGTVKLFGKWESEGVEVKDISLQDYINVNHAVYVPHTAGRYAKKQFAKGRMPIVERLVNALMMNGRNNGKKIMAVRIVQHAFEIIHLVTEQNPIQVLVDAIINTGPREDSTRIGSQGTVRRQAVDVSPLRRVNQAISLLTIGTRESAFHNSKSVSECLADELVNAAKGSSNSYAIKKKDELERVAKSNR, encoded by the exons ATGGCCGCTATCCAGGCTCTTCCTACTGAGGTGCAGAAGATTGCGAACGAGGGAACTGTCAAGCTTTTTGGCAAGTGGGAGTCTGAGGG TGTCGAGGTTAAGGACATCTCTCTCCAGGACTACATCAACGTTAACCACGCTGTCTACGTCC CCCACACTGCTGGCCGATACGCCAAGAAGCAGTTCGCCAAGGGCCGTATGCCCATTGTCGAGCGACTCGTCAACGC TCTCATGATGAACGGCCGAAACAACGGTAAGAAGATCATGGCCGTCCGAATCGTCCAACACGCTTTCGAGATCATCCACCTCGTCACCGAGCAGAACCCCATCCAGGTCCTCG TTGACGCTATCATCAACACCGGTCCCCGAGAAGACTCTACCCGAATTGGTTCTCAGGGTACCGTCCGTCGACAGGCTGTCGACGTCTCTCCTTTGAGGCGAGTCAACCAGGCTATCTCTCTCTTGACCATTGGT ACCCGAGAGTCCGCCTTCCACAACTCCAAGTCCGTCTCCGAGTGTCTCGCCGACGAGCTTGTCAACGCCGCCAAGGgctcttccaactcttaCGCCAttaagaagaaggacgagctTGAGCGTGTCGCCAAGTCTAACCGATAA